One genomic window of Salvia miltiorrhiza cultivar Shanhuang (shh) chromosome 4, IMPLAD_Smil_shh, whole genome shotgun sequence includes the following:
- the LOC131023698 gene encoding transcription factor bHLH160 isoform X2, whose amino-acid sequence MEEWRHLDDSWILESGVGPSQANNNAISSRSGSGSAATQEKKNLKKAKSNSKCRKRFSSGIDESAEEGVKKLDHNAKERIRRMKLNASYLALRALLPDSTRSKKKWSAPAIVDRVVKYIPELEKEIEILRSNVNAKEMNASVCMSQVNQQEAIFQVCVARQHQQHSQLTHLLQRLEDEGICINSASALDISHTRICHHLHIQTNDTASEAGNRFEELRDKVISWLR is encoded by the exons ATGGAGGAGTGGAGGCATCTGGATGATTCATGGATACTAGAATCTGGTGTGGGCCCATCTCAGGCAAACAATAATGCAATTTCTAGTAGAAGTGGCTCAGGCTCAGCAGCAACACAAGAAAAGAAGAATTTGAAGAAGGCGAAAAGCAACTCAAAATGTAGAAAGAGATTTAGCAGTGGAATTGATGAGAGTGCAGAAGAAGGTGTGAAGAAGCTGGACCACAACGCAAAGGAGAGGATTCGAAGAATGAAGCTTAATGCATCTTACCTTGCTCTCAGAGCACTGCTTCCTGATTCCACAAGATCAAAG AAGAAGTGGAGCGCACCCGCAATAGTAGATAGAGTGGTGAAATACATTCCGGAGCTGGAGAAAGAGATAGAAATACTGAGAAGCAACGTTAACGCCAAGGAGATGAATGCCAGTGTTTGTATGAGCCAAGTTAATCAACAAGAAGCAATTTTTCAAGTTTGTGTGGCCAGACAACATCAACAGCATTCACAACTCACCCATTTGTTGCAAAGACTTGAAGATGAGGGTATCTGCATCAACAGTGCTTCTGCACTTGACATTTCTCACACCAGAATTTGCCACCATTTGCACATCCAG ACAAACGATACTGCTTCTGAAGCGGGCAATCGCTTTGAAGAACTACGGGACAAGGTGATTTCTTGGTTGAGATAA
- the LOC131023698 gene encoding transcription factor bHLH160 isoform X1, protein MEEWRHLDDSWILESGVGPSQANNNAISSRSGSGSAATQEKKNLKKAKSNSKCRKRFSSGIDESAEEGVKKLDHNAKERIRRMKLNASYLALRALLPDSTRSKKKWSAPAIVDRVVKYIPELEKEIEILRSNVNAKEMNASVCMSQVNQQEAIFQVCVARQHQQHSQLTHLLQRLEDEGICINSASALDISHTRICHHLHIQVTTHLHFIYDHHRVVYVLTLPLIFFII, encoded by the exons ATGGAGGAGTGGAGGCATCTGGATGATTCATGGATACTAGAATCTGGTGTGGGCCCATCTCAGGCAAACAATAATGCAATTTCTAGTAGAAGTGGCTCAGGCTCAGCAGCAACACAAGAAAAGAAGAATTTGAAGAAGGCGAAAAGCAACTCAAAATGTAGAAAGAGATTTAGCAGTGGAATTGATGAGAGTGCAGAAGAAGGTGTGAAGAAGCTGGACCACAACGCAAAGGAGAGGATTCGAAGAATGAAGCTTAATGCATCTTACCTTGCTCTCAGAGCACTGCTTCCTGATTCCACAAGATCAAAG AAGAAGTGGAGCGCACCCGCAATAGTAGATAGAGTGGTGAAATACATTCCGGAGCTGGAGAAAGAGATAGAAATACTGAGAAGCAACGTTAACGCCAAGGAGATGAATGCCAGTGTTTGTATGAGCCAAGTTAATCAACAAGAAGCAATTTTTCAAGTTTGTGTGGCCAGACAACATCAACAGCATTCACAACTCACCCATTTGTTGCAAAGACTTGAAGATGAGGGTATCTGCATCAACAGTGCTTCTGCACTTGACATTTCTCACACCAGAATTTGCCACCATTTGCACATCCAGGTAACCACACATCTTCATTTTATATATGATCATCATCGTGTCGTGTATGTTCTCACTCTgcctctcattttttttatcatttag